Part of the Acidobacteriota bacterium genome, CCATGCTGCCGGACGGGTGCATTGACTTCGGTCTCGAATTCGGTGCCCTGGCTGCCTCGTATAACACCAGTACCGGCAGTCCGTACTTCAACGAGTATCTGGATATCGAGGAGACCAGCGACGGCAGTGCTACCGGTTACCCGATTCCGGATGGCGACATCGACTTCAATGACCTGGTCATCTTCGCGTTGAACTACCGAGACTACCGGTGCGGCTCAGAGCCGGGTCGAGGTAATCCGGATATGGAAGTGGACAAGCTGGTGATTGGTCAGCCGACCGTCATCGCCGATTTGCCGGATCGCGTGCAGGCTGGAACACAGTTCAGCGTGCCGATCAGAGTCAGCGGTGTCAGCGGCATCATGGGTTATCACTTCGTGTTCACGTATGATCACTCAAGCCTGGAACTGGTCTCAGTCGAGCCAGGCGCAGCCTATGAATCCGTGGAGCAGTCCTTCTTCTATCATGACAAGGCCGCTCCGGAGATTGATATCAGCAGCGTCATCCTTGGAGACTACCAGTTTGGTGATCAGGAGTTGGTGCGGATAACTTTCCGGGCCACAGTTGAAACTCCGGTAACTGTCGAAGAACAATTGCTCGACGTGCGTGACTGGCACAACAACCAGCCGGTCATGTGCTTCAGCACAACCAGCAGAGTCGAGCTCCCGTCGGAGTTTGCGCTCTCGCAGAACTACCCGAATCCGTTTAACCCGACCACTACCATCAAGCTGAGCCTCAAGGAGGCTTGCCAGTACGAACTGACCATCTACAACGTACTCGGCCAGCAGGTGAGCGTGTTCGAAGGTTTCTCGGAAGCCGGGCGTCTGATTATCACCTGGGATGCTTCCGAGCAGAGTTCCGGGATCTACCTCTACAGGTTGACAGCGGGGTCCTTCACCGCTACCCGGAAGATGGTACTGCTCAAATAGTGCCTCGGTGGGTAAGAAAGGGGAAGGGGGTACCATCCCCCCTTTCCCTTGTTAATCGCGATACCCACCGCAAATGTGTTGTTTGGAGGAACCATGTCCGACAAATGCAAATCTTACCTGACCGTGGCGGCCGTCTTCATTATCGCAACGGCTGCGGCGTCCGATGCCGGGGCGCAGAGAATATTTCTCGATCCCGACACAGTTTTTATTACCACCGGTGTTGATACCGAGTTTGAGCTGGACTTACGAGTTGACAGCGATATAACAAGCCTGAAGCTGTTCGTCTTCTGGCTTAACTTCGATCCAACCAGGCTGGATACTGTCTCTGTCACCGAAGGCCCTCTATTCCCGTCCAGTGGGGCCGTTACCGTATTCAACTACTATCTCGTCGGTGACACGGTCCTTCAGATCGAAGGACTTATTCTCGGGGCCGGTGTCGATGTATCCGGCCCCGGGTTACTAGCCACGATCAGGCTCAAGGCCATTGACAGCGGGTTTGCAGACCTGTCAATGTTCCGTCACGAGACGCGTGATATCCTCAACGTGCTGGTCGAAAGTGAGGCCGCGGGAGCGCCGGTGTTTATCAATTGCCCACCGGATGAGTTCAACCTCGTCAGTCCCATATCCGGCCACGTCGTCTCAGGTTTCCCCGGTGACCAATTCGATCTCGTCTGGAACCGTACCCGATCCGTGTACCCGGGCGAATCCGTCCGGTACACACTTGATTACGGGACATCCCCGACCTTTAACCCGTCGGGCACCACGACTCTGGACGACCTGATCGATACGACCTTCACGCTCTGGGTGGATGACCTGGTCGAGGCGGTCTACTACTGGCGCGTGAGCGCTGAAGGTAATCTCTATGGATATGAGCGGCCCTCGACGCCGCCTTCGGAGTCGTTCGAGTTCGTGTATGGCCTGGTCGAGCCCGAAGAGTTCGACCTGCTGACACCCCAGAACGACGTGTTGTTCGATATCTTCGGCAGTGGCGATATTCTCTTCGACTGGGAGGATGCCCTGAGCGTTATCCCCGGCGACTCGATCACTTACGAGTTCTGCCTCGGTCCTGATCCGGATGTGCCGGCAGGAGCCGTGATTGTCGACTCGACGGAAGACGTTTCGCAACTGCTGATATCCACTGCCGACGTACCCCTGGGCGAATGGGATTACTGGTGCGTTAACGCCGTCAACAAGTTCGGCTTGAACACGTGGTCGACATCCATCAGGTCGGCCATGTTCTATCAACTGGCGGATCTGGATCACGACCGCATAGTCGACATCGCAGACCTGACCTCGCTGATAAGTTTCCTGTTCATCTCGCACGTGGAGCCGGTTCCCTATGAGGCGGCGAATTGTGACTGCGAAGGAACAGTTGATATAGGCGATCTGACCCTGCTTATCGGTTATCTGTTCATGGGCCGTGAATTGCTGCCCTGTCCGTAGGGCCGGGGAGGCGTGTTGATGATGTTACTGACCGGTTCCACGAAACCGGGCCGCAGGCCGGTGGGACGTCAAAGCAGGCTGGGAGTGCCGAAACGGTCTTGACGAATATATAGGGGAAGGCACGTGTAGCTGGACACATAGGTGACCCGATGATCTTTGGTGTGCTCAGGTTGTCGGTCCCGCTTCCTTTGAGAGGGGGGGAGAACCTGTCAGTTGCACGTGCCTCATATATCTTGAGCCCGATGATGCTATTGGCATCACCGGGCTTCTTTAATCACCGCAGGCCGACTCCGAACCCGCCGCAGAACGTAGGTCGGGTTCCGAGGCCGCGGAACGCGGGTGAGAAACCCGACACTTCGCTATTCACGGATACCTTGACCGGCCTGACAGAATCCCGGGATCAGAAGAGAATGAAGCACTCCAATGCGAACATGAGCTCTCAGGCGCACAAAAAAGATTTGGACTGTCGCGTAATCGTCGTATACTACCGTACAGTTCACAACGGTGTCCTTGAGAGGGACGATGGTGTGCCATTCTCAAAGGAGGTACTTATGGCAGCGCAACAGTGTTCTTCAACAGTTCCTTTCCGGATGACATTATTCGGCTGGTTAATGTCTCTGATCATTATCATTACCGTGTTCCTGGTATCCTGCGGAGATGATAAGGCAACTGAATCCGAATTGCCGACAACTGTCACCGACATCGACGGCAATGTATACCAGACAGTAACCATCGGATCACAGGTGTGGATGACGGAGAATCTGATGGTAACCCGTTATCGCAATGGCGACACTATCCCCAATGTGACCGACCACGGCGCCTGGGTTGCTCTTTCCACGGGAGCTTATTGCAACTACAACAACGATACCGCCATTGCCACCGTTTATGGGCGGTTGTACAACTGGTATGCCGTAAATGACAGCCGTAATATAGCGCCGAAGGGCTGGCATGTGGCAACGGAGGAGGAGTGGCAGCAATTGGAGGTGTCAATCGGCATTAGCCCGGCCACAGCCGATTCCATTGGCCGGCATGGAACAGATGAAGGGGGCAAGTTAAAAGAAGCTGATACAACGCATTGGCACAGCCCCAACACGGGCGCTACCAATGAGAGTGGTTTTACGGCACTGCCCAGTGGTGGCAGAGACACAACGACTGACTTCCTCGCTTTGCATGAATGCTCTTTCTTCTGGTCTACTGAAGAGCACGATGGTGTACCACAGGGCAGGGCATTGTTCCGGGCCATGTGGTTCGATGAATCATATATCTGTTGCGACCCGGAATCTAAGAAAGAGGGTTTTTCGGTTCGGTGTGTCAAGGATTAGTTGAGTTTATGCAGGTTGCGTTCTGAATCCGCCGTAAAACGCAGGTCGGGTTCCGAACCCGCCACAATTGTAGGGCGGAACCCCTGCGGTTCCGCCGTGCAGCTTAAAGCGTCAGAAAGAGAAACCGGCAGAACCACTTTGGGTTCTGCCCTGGGGTTGCTGCCCTATGGGGGCTATTGAATCAATTCAGAGGGACCCTCTCCGTGGAGCCGTTTGCGCTGAAGCCATTTGAAACCGTCTGATGTAATGACCGCTATGTCGATCACACCACCCACCCCCCGGGTCGCATTCTGGTCGAATCGTTGCGCCTCGATAGTAGCGCGAACAATAAAAATGGCAAAATCGATGGCATCCTGCAGGGTCATAAGGTCATATCGAATATTGTACCGAAGGTCGTCCGGATTGAAGGGCTTTCGCTCAACAGTTGTATCCACAACGGCAGAATCGAGACTGTCGGTGACGATAACCTCAACCTCTCGAAACCACTTGTGTTCCAGAAGCCGTGGGTCATATCCCTTTATCAATCGACTCCACACGTGTATCTGGCCGCCCACATAAGCACATGGCACTCCAGAAGCGTAGATGGTATCAAGTGAACCATAAACGTCGAACTCGCGCTCCTTCGAAGATGCCTCACGGAGATTTGGGTAGGTTAGCTGGTAGATAGGACGCTTCCCGGTTGAGTCGTATCCACAGACTCTTATCTGGAGAGTCTTCTGAGCATAATTACTCCGCTGGTGTTTGTCATATAGATCAAGGAGCAGCGAGTCCAATCCCAGAACCACAGAATGTGGATCGGTGCGGCTCGAATCCGAAATACCAGATTGATTCTTGTACTGATCGACAAGACTTCCAATGCTGCGTAGATCCGTCTCGGTGTCATACAAATAAGCTGCCCCGTTAAAGGTCACCGCGACATAGCGACCGACTCGCTTGACTTTTTCACCAAAATCAGAGGCCACGCGAGACCCAGCGCTATCCGTTAGAGTGATACGGCTGT contains:
- a CDS encoding fibrobacter succinogenes major paralogous domain-containing protein — encoded protein: MAAQQCSSTVPFRMTLFGWLMSLIIIITVFLVSCGDDKATESELPTTVTDIDGNVYQTVTIGSQVWMTENLMVTRYRNGDTIPNVTDHGAWVALSTGAYCNYNNDTAIATVYGRLYNWYAVNDSRNIAPKGWHVATEEEWQQLEVSIGISPATADSIGRHGTDEGGKLKEADTTHWHSPNTGATNESGFTALPSGGRDTTTDFLALHECSFFWSTEEHDGVPQGRALFRAMWFDESYICCDPESKKEGFSVRCVKD
- a CDS encoding cohesin domain-containing protein — translated: MSDKCKSYLTVAAVFIIATAAASDAGAQRIFLDPDTVFITTGVDTEFELDLRVDSDITSLKLFVFWLNFDPTRLDTVSVTEGPLFPSSGAVTVFNYYLVGDTVLQIEGLILGAGVDVSGPGLLATIRLKAIDSGFADLSMFRHETRDILNVLVESEAAGAPVFINCPPDEFNLVSPISGHVVSGFPGDQFDLVWNRTRSVYPGESVRYTLDYGTSPTFNPSGTTTLDDLIDTTFTLWVDDLVEAVYYWRVSAEGNLYGYERPSTPPSESFEFVYGLVEPEEFDLLTPQNDVLFDIFGSGDILFDWEDALSVIPGDSITYEFCLGPDPDVPAGAVIVDSTEDVSQLLISTADVPLGEWDYWCVNAVNKFGLNTWSTSIRSAMFYQLADLDHDRIVDIADLTSLISFLFISHVEPVPYEAANCDCEGTVDIGDLTLLIGYLFMGRELLPCP